CATGTACGTCGTATGCGTTGATGAGCGATGTAAAACATTGCAAGGACGCGCTAACCCATAGGCCGCAGATGGTGTGTGGTGTAGAGAGTGAATGGCCAAGTTCAGCCGGTGCGGTGGCTAAACTGACATTAGCTTGCTAACTAACCATGTCATTGAAGTGTGTGACAGCTAGTTAACGTTGATTAAATGTTCCTTAAGTAATTCGTACAatgtcagatgttttcagaacAGCGTTTAGCTCGTGTCAAAATCAATGTCCCTCCCACTAACTAAGTTAGCATACGTTATCTGGATAAACCTAGCTTGCTAACTGTTAGCTGGTGACAGGGACTCTATAGGATAACGTTAACTAACTGTTTGATAATATAGTTGTACTAACAACATTTATTCGCTTATAGGTAGCTAGCTATTTGTATTGGGAGGCAAATAGTTTGTAATCCCCGAATTGAGGATGTCCACGTTATGGCGCGAACTTGCAATGATAATGTTTCTAACTAGCTAATTCTGTTTGTTTGTAGTGGGCAGGTCAGGAACATGGCTACTTTGAAGGACAGTAAGTATTTACCTTGCCATCTCTTTAACTAATCTGTATTACATCAAATCCACCCGTGAGCTTCCTTTTTTGAAGTCTGATGCGCAAGTCAAACTTTAAAATCATGATGATATTGTAGTTGTGTGTGTCAATGTTATTGAACCACAAATGTTTAGTCAGTCAGTGGCATCCATCGTTCCCTCTCCCATTCTAGTCACCATCCGGTTGAAGTCCATCAAGAACATCCAAAAGATCACCAAGTCCATGAAGATGGTGGCAGCTGCTAAGTATGCCCGCGCTGAGAGGCAGCTGAAGCCCGCCCGCGTCTATGGAAATGGTGCTGTGGGTATGTCACTGCACACTCTGCATgatctctatacacacacacacactaaagtccAAGGGAATGGATGGTTTCTATGTGAAGGTCATGACTGTCCATTATTACGGTCCTCTATTAGGACCATAGTGAGAAGGCAGGGGTagttcagggcctgtattcataaagagtctcagagttggagtgctgatttaggatcagtttagccttttatatcataatgaataagattacatggacagaggggacctgatcctaaGTTAACACTGCTACTCTGAGGCGCTTCTTGAATACTGTCCCTGTACTGTCAGGGTCGTTTCACACACAATTACTGGAAATGCTTTTTGTGACGTTTGCCAGTGGTGTTCAACAAACCTGTTGATGGTCCCTCTTCTCTTGTCTGTATGTCCTCCAGCCCTGTACGAGAAGGCTGAGATCAAGGCCCCAGAGGGAACGGCCAACAAGCACCTCCTGATCGGTGTGTCGTCTGACCGTGGTCTCTGTGGCGCCGTCCATTCCAACGTGGCCAAGGCCATCAAGGCCAAGATCGCCAACCTCACTGGCGAGGGCAAGGAGGTGATGGTGGTCAATGTGGGGGACAAGCTGAGGAACATCCTGCAGAGGTACAGAATGATAATAAAGAAATACAGCCACGTCAGCTTTACTTTACTGTATGATGCCCACAGCAACAGGTCCAGGGTCAGTTTCGTGGTTCCCTGTTGTATTTAGTTTATTACCATGGCAACAGTGTTCCCTCCCTCCCAACCACCCAGGACACATGGCAATTACCTGCTGCTCAGCTGCAAGGAGGTGGGCCGCAAGCCCCCCACCTTTACAGACGCTTCCATCGTCGCCACAGAGCTGCTCAACATGGGCTACGAGTTTGACCAGGGTGCCGTCATCTACAACAGATTCAAGTATGGATGGACTCCTTCCACATAGCCACATTTCAGTATCTTGTCTCCTCCAAATGGCTTCTTAGTTGAGCCACTATAAGGAGATAAAAAATGTTGGTATGGGAAGATTCACGTCAAGGATAGTCCCATCCTTATCCTTCAAAGTACATAGCCCATTATCAAAACAAGTCTTGAATGGATGTTATTTTCCCCCCTCATTCAGGTCTGTGATCTCCTACAAGACTGACGAGAAGCCCATCTTCTCCATTGATACTGTTGCTAATTCAGGTACAACACCATTGTTTTGAAGGTCGTGTTAATTATTTAGAGTCTAAGACATTGGGGAGGGGTTCCCCAGCTGACATGGAAtggttttaagatggtcatactatggatcatttagctatttgatttttaaTTTTAGGACCCTGTTAGgtttcataaaaataaatacaaaaatgatTTGATCAAATATagattttggcctttactactaaagcaaatagaaacgcattgaataacacattaataaatggcaacaaggacagtcaaaaaataaatcataagaaacaaggttttgaagtgtctgtcctaaatctaggcgttatatatttcctgagttgtaaaatatttttttacacacatttaacccctttttttgggtaggcacaacTACCTaaaaccggtaccggttaccttcagatgagtcccgtgacacttgtgggggtcgtagagcaaaacaactCCATCGGGTTCGTGAGAATCTCCTTTCCACAGTGGGATCccattagtttgtaggccaaacggttcggacgctaccaaacagaagttggcacattgaCGGTACTGACTTCAGATGAGTCTCCTGACACTTGTCGGGGTCGTTGAGGAAAACTGAGAccccatcgtgttcgtgagagtcaccCCTTTccagagtggtcataatagtttatAGGCCAAACCATTCGCTACAGGCGTTTTCACAAGATGacagatttttgggatgtctcatggtctgacaaacaccgctctagctctccCACCTTTCacagcagatgcggaagtgcaacatcggcggatgcggtggattgagacgcatccaatgcaaatagatgtctctagcttaaactgacggattttaaTAGGGATTTTCTACAATTATGTTAATTAGGTTgacgcaccggtgcgtcaatcgaTTCTGGGGGGTTAATACGTCTTCTTTTTCCTCTCCTGTAACAGAGAACATGGGCATCTATGATGACATTGATGCCGACGTCCTGAGGAACTACCAGGAGTTTTCCCTGGTCAACATCATCTACTTTGGTATGAAGGAGTCCACAACCAGCGAGCAGAGTGCCAGGATGACCGCTATGGACAGTGCCAGCAAGAACGCCTGTGAgcatcttctt
This region of Coregonus clupeaformis isolate EN_2021a unplaced genomic scaffold, ASM2061545v1 scaf0340, whole genome shotgun sequence genomic DNA includes:
- the LOC121543571 gene encoding ATP synthase subunit gamma, mitochondrial isoform X1, with amino-acid sequence MFARTSALVFLPQCGQVRNMATLKDITIRLKSIKNIQKITKSMKMVAAAKYARAERQLKPARVYGNGAVALYEKAEIKAPEGTANKHLLIGVSSDRGLCGAVHSNVAKAIKAKIANLTGEGKEVMVVNVGDKLRNILQRTHGNYLLLSCKEVGRKPPTFTDASIVATELLNMGYEFDQGAVIYNRFKSVISYKTDEKPIFSIDTVANSENMGIYDDIDADVLRNYQEFSLVNIIYFGMKESTTSEQSARMTAMDSASKNASEMIDKLTLTFNRTRQAVITKELIEIISGAAALT
- the LOC121543571 gene encoding ATP synthase subunit gamma, mitochondrial isoform X2, with protein sequence MFARTSALVFLPQCGQVRNMATLKDITIRLKSIKNIQKITKSMKMVAAAKYARAERQLKPARVYGNGAVALYEKAEIKAPEGTANKHLLIGVSSDRGLCGAVHSNVAKAIKAKIANLTGEGKEVMVVNVGDKLRNILQRTHGNYLLLSCKEVGRKPPTFTDASIVATELLNMGYEFDQGAVIYNRFKSVISYKTDEKPIFSIDTVANSENMGIYDDIDADVLRNYQEFSLVNIIYFGMKESTTSEQSARMTAMDSASKNASEMIDKLTLTFNRTRQAVITKELIEIISGAAAL